The Serinus canaria isolate serCan28SL12 chromosome 2, serCan2020, whole genome shotgun sequence genomic interval AAGGAGCAGTTACTCTTTCCCTACCAGTGGGTGAAAGCCATTAGGCTTGTCAGGAAGGAAAGGTGCAGGAGCCAAGAGGTGTCAGTACACACATTTACTGCTCAGGACCCCTGCTGACCCAAACCTCAGCCTGCAGTACTGCCTCTCCTCAGCCAGACAGAGAGGGTTTACACATACTCCACATCCTATCTCAGCATTTGGGCCAATCCAGAGCAGGTTATTTGGTCTATCTTAAAGGCAGAAGCACTCCTGTGTTTTCTGGACTTTCCATGTTCAGACtagaggggctggggctggtgctggagcagaggcaggagagaacAGCAAAGCCAGTTTAGCAATCAGCACCCAGGGGCTGGCTCTTTCTCCTCCCATGCTTGCACTTCACAAGCAGCCTGTCTTTTTTCTCCACAGTGGTGGAAGAACTGCAGTGAGGAAAAGCTACTGCATCAGCTGAAGGATGCAGAGGGGCTGGTGGCCCTCAGGGATGTCTGTCTGGTGGCATTTGGAGGGGCTGCCAAGATGCTGAAAAGGGCCAGTGCAGACAGGTGCAGGCAGCACAGTGGCAACCCCAGCAGGAGAGATCCCACATGTAACACAGAGCCTTCAGCTGAATGTCAGCAGCTCTCACAAAACTGGAGAGCTGATCACAGCTGGGAACTCAGaaagtgcagcaggagctgctctgaggttAAGGGCATCTACACAAATTCAAGAAGAGCTCACGCCAAGAGCTCCAGCTTCAAAGGACACTGAGTTCAGTTCATTGCAAATGACTGAGAACATCATCACAAAAACACCAGCTGAAGGAAGCCTGGGGGGCTTTTGGCAGTGCAAAATGCCAGTAACTGATGCCAGGTAAACCTGAAGGGCTGCCTggtgcacagcagtgctgcaggaatcaGCTCCACACCAGCTGAAGTCAAACACAGAACATGTGTGACCATGGCTCGGGAGAGTCGCTGCACAGTGCCCAGAAATGCTCCCTCTGTAGTGACAGAATAGTAACTGCTAATGCTCTTCCTGCTGAAGGTGTgcaggaaatgtttcctttaagagaataaaaaagcttttctaaacTCCCTTTGAAAGACCCAGTCAGAAATCTCTTCAAAGTGATGCCCTACTCTTTTCTCATTGGATTAAAACAAATTTATGAAACTGAAGTAACACTGGGACATAGCTTTAAGGGGATGAAGGGGAAATGAATGAGACTGAAATGGCATTTATTCTCCTTCCAGTTTTTTTGGAAGCATTAAGGAAAGCCAACAGGAAGGTTTGGAAGAAAACCCCCTAGCACAGTCTCTGGGAAGGGCCAGGGGTCAGTGACAAGAATGCACACCACACTGGTAGTCAGCAATTCTCATTTACAAAATCAGTTTTctcatgggggaaaaaagcaaccaaacaacaaaccagGAATCCAGCCAGCACATAGTTCTGTGTCTGACAGTTTAGTCATTTACAATCTGAAACTGAACTTCAAGGTTACCCTGTGTTAACAACATGGGGTCCTCCCCATTACAGAGGTAAACTAATTTCTCACCTTGAATTCCATGTCCTTTACTATTGTGTAGAAGTCTCACTTTGGAGAGGAAGGCTAAAATACATTTCCATTACTGTAGTTAACCTTTATTGGAACAGTTTTGTTGTTAGCAGATCTAGCAGAGACTAAGTGAGTTCCCAAGGAATTAAATCCTTTCCACGGCAGCAGGTCTTGCCTGTGACGAGCTATAGATCACAGTAGAGAGCTCTGTGGAAGACTGTGCCAATGAGCAGCTTTCCCTCGTAGATGGATGCCACTGagctcccctgcagcacagagccattGTCAGAGTAGACACGAGTCACCACGGGCTCCTCCGAGAGGATGTTCTGGATGCGCAGGACCTGCCAGAGCGGGGGGAGGAGACAGCTGTTGGAATGGGCACAGGTGAAAATGctccagggagagggggaaCATCAGCATGTTAACTTAAACAAATTAGTTGGGATGACCAGCTGCTGAAAATTGCAACCATGGGATTCCTCTGAGAGGGCCTTTAGTGAAGCACCATTCatgaacactgattttttttttttttttaagttgttgTGCAACATCTGTAAGTCAGGCAGTCATCCCCACAACTAGCAAtgtgcacttttttttccagactaaGAGTTAGTTAATATCTTCTTATTTTCACGTTTTTCCCAGACAGAGTAAACAACTGCCTAGTATCAGAAATCTGTTGCTATTGAACATGGTAATTTTGATAAGTGTCTTACAGGGAGCTTCAGACAAGGCTGAAATCCAACAgacagcagccagctgcactCCTAGCCACCATCACCCCACTGCCAGTACCTCAATGATTTCATAGAAAGAGGAATTACAGTGTTACCTACAGATGAACCACACTTGCACACATTAGTCATTCCTGTGGAAACGTTTCTGGTCACACTTTGCACTCAGTCAATTATGTTCAGTTTGGCAAAGAGGTGCTGGCTCAGTAAATAATGCAGCTCATCAGAATCTGTGTGCATGtccacagctgcacagaaagcagCCTGAGGAGTCCAGAGTGACTGAGCTACTGGTTGGAAATAATTTAGTCATTGCCCGAGGATCTGAATAGGTGTTTGTTAATGAGTATATGCTGCTCAGGCTCTCACTTGAGAGCAGAAGCCAGCTTGGTCTTTGCCTTAACAAAGGCACTTTGTGCCAGGCACTTTCTATGAAATGCAGTCAAGTTATACCAGCATAATTTGAACAAAACAACTTTCTGGCACAGACATAGCCAAGAGACCAGTGATGTCTCCCAAAAGGCACCTCAGATGCAGGAAGATTTTCAGGATCATAGTAGAACATCTTCATCCCATTGGGATGACATCCTGTCCAGATGTCTCCAGTGTGAGGGTCAATAGACAAGTTATCAACCAGCGTGTCCAGCTGCAGCGTCTAgccaacacagaaaaaaacaaaaaattaaatatatcagAGATCCTTGAAGTAAACTACAACATAACCAACAGACTTCTAATTTGACATAACTTAGACTgctttttcttaagaaatacTTTCTCCCCCTACTTCTGTTTGTCTTTTCCCATGGTATGCAtcatccccagccctgtgctaTGAGGAACCTGCTTGCTGCTCTGAGCTTCCCCCAACAGCTTATTCACACCTACACCTCTGTGGATGCTTTCAGTGCTCTGACCCACACTGCCTGAGGCAGACTTCCACTACAGCTCCACAGCATGCCCAAGGATTCCTCCCTGTTGTTGGTGGGAGGGTGGAAGGTCTGAAGCTCTGTAACAGGGTGTGCAGACGCCTCTGCAAACCCACAGTAGGAGCCACCCAGATCAGAACTTTACAGATGATGATGCTGAAATCTCAAGCATTCATCAAAACTATTCTGTCCAAAATCCACATCTGCCTCTTTTTtacagaacagcagcactttACCTTCACATGGGTTAAACTCCAGTTAGCATGTTTTTCCATGACATAGACACTGTGATCCAATGCATCTGCAATATAGATGTAccttcaaaagaaagaaaagcacctCTGAATATATATCAGTAAGCAGACACCAAAACTAGACAGTTCCTCCTGTGCAAGCCCACACAAAAACAGACATTGCAAGCCAACCACAGGGCAGTGAAGCCAATCTGCTGAGGTGCCAGTGTAGCTTCACACTGTGCCAGTTTTTCCATTATGACACTGAAATAAGCCTTGGAGCCAGAAAATCAcaattacaatttatttttttctaaatcacCTGTCCACACCACAGGACTGTTTGATTCAGCCATACAGGTGTAGGACTGTAGAGCACTCCCTGCTTGCAGAAACCCTGCCCCATTAATCCTTGCAAGCAAGACACACAAACTCCTGTACCAGCTGGTTAAAATACAGCAACTGTTGGACCTTTTTGCCTTTAAAGTACCACACAAtgcagcaaacactgctgctAAAGACTGAGGCACAAACTTCTGTGCTGCCAACActctgtgctgcacaggcagcaccttGCCTCACATGAACCAGGTCAGACACCTGACCACAGAGGTACCAGGTGTACAAATTGAGACCTCCAGATACTTCTGCATGATCAAACAAAATCTAATGTAAGGAAAAACTTACTTTCTATCAGGTGAAATGTTAATTCCATTGGCTGAATAAAACCCAGATGCTACTTCTTTAACTTCTTTTGGACTGTAGTAAACAACATTTGACCAGGTTAAACCCAAGAACATTTCTAAGAACACCAAGAGGAAGTCAGAGAAGTAGTGGTCATTGGTGGCATAGAAGCTGTCTGGTCCCATGGCTACTATATCATTCACactaaaaaacaaataaagagaataaagaaatgtaaaaaaaaaaattaaatgagaagTATGAAGTAGCATTTTAGGACTGCCCAGAATACAGTCAGGACATGGTCATCAATACCCATAGAAACTGCATTTATAGATGTACTTCAAGTAGTCACCAAATTATTTAGATCCTTTTTACTTCTATTTTCTATGATGCAGGACAGTGCAGTGCTGAGACCTGAATAGAGCCATAGGGCATCAGCTAGAGATCTGGCTACCTCTCTATAAgtacatggaaatattttttttattagtagtAGTATTTTTAGTACTATTTTTCATTACATTCAAGTAGAAATCACAGAGCAGGTAGGTGTTGTGACAACTTTATCAATCTGGCTGTTTATTTTACAACCATATTGCAGTAGgacagaccaaaaaaaatttgtattaaaaataaggaaaacagaaaaagctgaaTGTATGTTCCTTTTTACAGTGGAGGAAATCCagacaataaaatatttggagaCTCATATCTGCAATGACCTGAGTGTGGGTCACATGAACAAAGGAGAAATGAATGCCAAGCTAATTCACTGGCAGCAATCACGACAGCACTTAGACTAATTTAGTGATATAACtattaaaaatctaatttagaGAAGAAATTGAAGAAACACTGCTTTTGACTACACAGATAAGAAGTAATCAGTAAGAGAAACAGGCATGCTGGTTAAAGAGGAAATATATTACCAATAGCCTGAACCCAAAAGTCATCCTACATTGGATTTCACCTCCTGATCTGGAGGAAGAGTGTATTTGAGTCCAGTACCTTGTCAGAAGGTCATGTCGAATGGTTTTCAGGTGTACAAGAGAATTGTCATCTTCTACAAATTTAAACAATTCTACTGTGCTCTTCTGGTGGGGATGGTTCACAACAAAGAGGTACACGGTGTCAtcttggaaaagaaatggaaacagcTGAATTCtgtgcagcagcctgtgtgactgagcacccagccctggggcagctgagTTTGGTGCATTTGTGccatggctctgcagagggacgAGTACCCACATTCTGCAAGATGCCTCTGCAACTGGATCCAGatctccagctgcttttctccaaGGCTGGCTCTACAGGGAACTGCTTTGTTAATgataacaaaggaaaaaagaaacgACCACCTCATCCTTACACCCAAGCCACTGGGTTTTGCAATCTGTAAAACAGCCCCAGTCAGCTGGAAGAAGGGTTTGTGGCCTGGAAGAAGGCAGTTTGGGCTCTTGGGTTTGTCTACCAAATGCCCTGGAAGAGTGGAAGGATCATCCTTCCCCTGCATTCCATGCAAAGCTGCAGCCCATCTACCCAGCCCTACTGGTAGGAACCCACATTAGCCACCACTGATTTTTCCAACACCTTCCCTTAATGGGTGACTGCATGGGCATGCAGGTCAAGCTGCAGCAACTGTTTTCTTTATATTTGCAGAATTCTACTTGCcctgctaaaaaaaaagtatcttttccCCTGCCCAATGAAAGGACAGGGGAAAAGATACTTTATTGGTAGTCAGAGTCTGACGTAGGAGAACATATCTTGGAGAAGAGAACCTGGCTTGGCCAAAGAGTAACAGAGGTTTTGGTAATTTACAGGGAGATGATAATTTACTGTTTTGCCACAAAAGTTTCCATTCTGGGCACTACTAGTCAGTGAAGGATGTATCACCTCAAAACATTTGAGACAGAGGTAAATGTAAAATcaattttctgtggtttttgaCCCTAacttttactgtgttttttttttcctttaattatcCAGGGCATCCTTCTCTTTCAGACAGACTGAAATTATGTGCAAGTGTGTTTCCTTTAGCAACTGACATttagaaaagagcaaaaaaaaaaggtaaaaaaccccaaaccttttTGTCTCCCAGCAAGAACCACCATTGGggggcagggcaaggctgcaAAGGGATTTCTGATTGTGCTCTCTAGGCTGATATTTGCCACCATCTCGAGCTGTTTACCTCTGTCTATGTAGGTGCTGATTCCATGAGGGTTAAAGGATGCCAGATCAAACCCTCGGCTGATTCTCAGTTCCACTGCTCTGGGATTGTCTTCATTCAAATccatcaaaaatatttcacctGGCTTATCCGGAGCAAAGCTCTTTATTCCTGGATATTTCAAGCCCTGTAGAATCCaaacataagaaaataattcccAGATGAAAGGTAAACAAGAGCATCACAGGACTGAAAAAGCCAGGGCCTTGATCAGACTTGCAAGCACACCTGAGGATGTCCCATGGCCAGCCataatatttgcaaagaaaaggtTGAAAACTTATCTCTTGAAGGCAAAAACACaatcagaaacagcaaaatcaaTACATaatatttgggggtttttttaaagttaggGAATTAATACATCTTCTTAACATGGCAGATGATTTGACACCTCAACATTTCAGTGAAGTAGCACGACAGAAAGCCAAGGTTACGTGGCCAGGTGAGTCAGTGTGATAGGACACCTGTGTCAGAGCCACCAACACCACTTCTGTGGCAAGAAGCACACTGAGGGGAATGACAGCTAAGCCAGCACAAGACTGGGCTGTCCTTTGGGAGCCAGTCAGACTTGTAGGAAAGAGCCCCTCCTGCTCTTTTCACCTCTGGCTTCTGCAGATAAGGAAGCAGGCAAGGCCCAGCATGGGGAGGTGGCATGGGAACTTACAGAGCTGATGAAAGCCAGTCCATTGGGAAGTATATCGATGTCTTCTGAACCAGTTTCTGCCAAACAGAGATAAACAGGGGTTTTCAGGTGACATTAAGTGTTTCCCACTggaaaaaatctccttttaagTGCAATTCCAGCTCTCATGAATGACCCTTTCTGGTATGACCACACACACGATGGTGTTTGGTGGGAAAGTTTGGCTGCTGCATTAAAAGAGGTAGCAGAAGACAGCACATGGGGTTAGG includes:
- the LOC103812828 gene encoding serum paraoxonase/arylesterase 2 is translated as MGKLLAVALVGIAAALAAERLLAFRNRLNASREVAPVSLPNCRLIKGIETGSEDIDILPNGLAFISSGLKYPGIKSFAPDKPGEIFLMDLNEDNPRAVELRISRGFDLASFNPHGISTYIDRDDTVYLFVVNHPHQKSTVELFKFVEDDNSLVHLKTIRHDLLTSVNDIVAMGPDSFYATNDHYFSDFLLVFLEMFLGLTWSNVVYYSPKEVKEVASGFYSANGINISPDRKYIYIADALDHSVYVMEKHANWSLTHVKTLQLDTLVDNLSIDPHTGDIWTGCHPNGMKMFYYDPENLPASEVLRIQNILSEEPVVTRVYSDNGSVLQGSSVASIYEGKLLIGTVFHRALYCDL